A single genomic interval of Drosophila virilis strain 15010-1051.87 chromosome 2, Dvir_AGI_RSII-ME, whole genome shotgun sequence harbors:
- the Ugt35C1 gene encoding UDP-glycosyltransferase UGT5, producing MRLLTLLLVALITLIGRALQTEGSKILAIFAFPGRSQYIFAESYLKALAARGHEVTVINTFDNEAASNVRFITASKIHDYYEDMLNAMIAPSFWQKHKTFSWMLEVIAECVLADENVQQLLKSGETFDLVIAEVVHTESLFGFAQHFNATLMGFSTYGNDYFIDELMGNISPQAYNPLISSPRSNPMTFYERLENHWEIWLEKLVQSFIHYPKMEQQYAKYFPQAKKSLSETLDSFALMLLGQHFTLSYARPYLPNMIEVGGLHIAQKQKALPEDIKHFIETSPEGVIYFSLGSNVKSKDLPVETRNMLMMVFGGLKQRVLWKFEDDQLPNKPDNVFISKWFPQPDILAHPNVKLFITHGGLLSTIESIYFGKPVLGLPVFYDQFMNVKHAARMGFGLGLDLLNLKQTELVDTINILLTTPTYSKTASILSERYRDQPESAMDRAIWWTEYITRHKDASYMRAPSRDMSYVQLHSLDTLAVLLAAPLLFMWLLITFIRWLLCLIFGDKQRNRDKQKRH from the exons ATGAGATTGTTGACGCTTCTGTTGGTGGCTCTAATAACGCTTATCGGTCGTGCGCTGCAGACTGAAGGTTCAAAAATCTTGGCCATATTTGCTTTTCCGGGCCGCTCTCAGTATATATTTGCCGAGTCGTATTTGAAGGCCTTGGCAGCGCGGGGTCATGAGGTGACAGTGATCAACACCTTCGACAATGAAGCTGCGTCGAATGTGAGATTTATAACCGCGTCCAAAATACACGACTACTACGAAg aCATGCTTAATGCGATGATTGCGCCTTCTTTTTGGCAGAAACATAAGACTTTCAGTTGGATGTTGGAAGTTATCGCCGAATGCGTATTGGCAGATGAGAACGTGCAGCAGCTACTGAAATCTGGTGAAACATTCGATTTAGTCATTGCTGAGGTGGTGCACACGGAGTCATTGTTTGGATTTGCCCAGCATTTTAATGCGACGCTCATGGGCTTCTCCACCTATGGTAACGACTATTTTATTGACGAGCTGATGGGCAACATATCACCGCAGGCCTACAATCCGCTCATCAGTTCACCGAGGTCCAATCCCATGACCTTCTACGAGCGTTTGGAAAACCATTGGGAGATATGGTTGGAGAAATTAGTACAGTCGTTTATACACTATCCCAAGATGGAGCAACAGTATGCGAAATATTTTCCCCAGGCTAAGAAATCACTCTCCGAGACACTGGACAGCTTTGCTCTGATGCTTCTCGGTCAACATTTCACGCTGAGCTACGCCAGACCCTATCTGCCCAACATGATTGAGGTGGGTGGACTGCATATCGCGCAGAAGCAGAAAGCATTGCCCGAGgacattaaacattttattgaaaCCTCACCCGAAGGTGTCATCTACTTTTCATTGGGATCTAATGTCAAGAGCAAGGATTTACCCGTAGAAACTCGGAATATGCTTATGATGGTTTTTGGAGGACTTAAACAACGCGTGCTCTGGAAGTTTGAGGATGATCAGCTGCCTAACAAGCCTGATAATGTATTCATCAGCAAATGGTTTCCCCAACCCGATATTTTAGCGCATCCCAACGTGAAACTCTTCATCACTCATGGCGGCCTGCTGAGTACCATTGAGAGCATCTACTTTGGTAAGCCTGTGCTGGGCTTGCCCGTTTTCTATGATCAGTTTATGAATGTTAAGCACGCCGCTAGGATGGGCTTCGGACTAGGCCTGGATCTGCTCAATCTTAAGCAGACAGAGCTGGTGGACACGATAAATATACTTTTGACTACGCCCACTTATTCGAAAACCGCTTCAATTCTCTCGGAGCGGTATCGCGATCAGCCAGAGTCGGCGATGGATCGCGCCATTTGGTGGACTGAGTACATAACGCGACACAAGGACGCTTCATACATGCGTGCCCCCTCGCGGGACATGAGCTATGTGCAGCTTCACAGCTTGGATACTTTGGCGGTTCTTTTGGCTGCACCTCTACTTTTCATGTGGCTGCTGATAACGTTTATTCGATGGCTTCTGTGTCTGATCTTTGGTGATAAGCAGAGGAATCGCGATAAGCAAAAGAGGCATTAG
- the mAcon2 gene encoding probable aconitate hydratase, mitochondrial, translating to MSKRMIAQTAERLRRLCRRAVKPLMSQWNVSMSSKSSGVAMSKFETGQPLPYKLLSDKLDCVANRLKRPLTLSEKVLYSHLDYPGDQDIKRGESYLLLRPDRVAMQDATAQMALLQFISSGLSKVAVPSTVHCDHLIEAQICGEQDLKRAKDLNKEVYDFLASASSKYGLGFWKPGSGIIHQIILENYAFPGLLMIGTDSHTPNGGGLGGLCIGVGGADAVDVMANMPWELKCPNVIGVHLTGKISGWTAAKDVILKVAEILTVKGGTGAIIEYHGPGVESISCTGQATICNMGAEIGATTSLFPLNERMIQYLCATGRGNIAAEAEKYKKKLLTPDKGCKYDKLIEIDLDKLEPLVNGPYTPDLAHPIDKLGENSKKNGYPIEIKVGLIGSCTNSSYEDMGRCASIAKDALSHGLTAKIPFNVTPGSEQIRATIERDGMIDTFNKFGATVLANACGPCIGQWDRKDVKKGEKNTIVTSYNRNFTGRNDANPATHCFVTSPEIVTALSIVGCLDFNPLKDELTDSKGKKFKLKAPTGEELPAKGFDPGQDTYSAPPSDGSKVKVAVDPKSKRLQLLEPFTKWDGKDLTDLTVLIKVKGKCTTDHISAAGPWLKYRGHLDNISNNMFIGATNAENNEMNKIKNQRSNNWGTVPEVARDYKANNVKWVAVGEDNYGEGSSREHAALEPRHLGGVAIIVKSFARIHETNLKKQGLLALTFANPSDYDKIQPTSKLSLVNLKDMAPGKPIDCEIKNGGGSDKIQLNHTFNAEQIEWFKAGSALNRMKEKLK from the coding sequence ATGTCCAAGAGGATGATTGCACAGACAGCAGAGAGGTTGCGCAGACTTTGCAGAAGGGCTGTCAAGCCCTTGATGAGTCAGTGGAACGTTTCCATGAGCTCAAAGTCCTCCGGCGTGGCCATGTCTAAGTTCGAAACTGGCCAACCCTTGCCTTATAAGCTGCTAAGCGACAAGTTGGACTGTGTAGCGAATCGCCTAAAAAGGCCTCTTACCTTGTCGGAGAAGGTGCTCTACTCCCATCTGGACTATCCGGGCGATCAAGATATCAAGCGCGGTGAGTCATACCTGCTGCTGCGACCGGACCGTGTGGCCATGCAGGATGCCACCGCGCAGATGGCGCTCCTACAATTTATTTCTTCTGGCCTGAGCAAGGTGGCTGTCCCGTCAACTGTGCACTGCGACCACTTGATCGAGGCACAGATTTGTGGCGAGCAGGATCTTAAGCGTGCCAAGGATCTGAACAAGGAGGTGTATGACTTTCTGGCTTCCGCCAGCAGCAAGTACGGCCTGGGATTCTGGAAGCCAGGCAGCGGCATCATTCACCAAATCATACTGGAGAATTACGCTTTTCCCGGCCTCCTCATGATCGGCACCGACTCCCACACGCCCAACGGCGGCGGGTTGGGTGGCCTCTGCATTGGTGTGGGCGGTGCCGATGCTGTCGATGTGATGGCAAACATGCCCTGGGAGCTTAAGTGCCCCAATGTAATCGGCGTCCATCTGACTGGCAAAATCAGCGGCTGGACCGCAGCCAAAGACGTCATTTTGAAGGTGGCCGAAATCCTGACCGTCAAAGGCGGCACTGGCGCCATCATCGAGTATCATGGCCCGGGAGTCGAATCTATTTCCTGTACGGGCCAGGCCACCATTTGCAATATGGGCGCCGAGATCGGTGCAACTACCTCGCTGTTTCCCCTCAACGAACGCATGATACAATATCTGTGCGCCACAGGACGGGGCAACATTGCCGCAGAGGCAGAAAAGTATAAGAAGAAGCTACTAACACCCGACAAAGGCTGCAAGTATGACAAGCTAATAGAGATAGACCTGGACAAGCTGGAGCCGCTAGTAAATGGACCATACACTCCTGATCTGGCGCACCCTATAGATAAGCTGGGTGAAAACTCGAAGAAGAACGGCTACCCCATTGAAATAAAGGTGGGTCTGATTGGCTCTTGCACAAACTCCTCGTACGAGGACATGGGCCGCTGTGCCAGCATTGCCAAAGACGCCCTAAGCCATGGTCTGACGGCCAAAATACCATTTAACGTGACGCCCGGATCGGAGCAGATCCGCGCCACCATAGAGCGTGATGGGATGATCGATACGTTCAATAAGTTTGGCGCGACGGTTCTGGCCAATGCGTGTGGGCCCTGCATCGGTCAGTGGGATCGCAAGGACGTGAAGAAGGGCGAAAAGAACACCATAGTCACCTCGTACAATCGCAACTTTACCGGCCGCAACGATGCTAATCCAGCGACTCATTGCTTTGTGACCAGTCCTGAGATTGTCACCGCGCTCTCCATTGTAGGATGCCTGGACTTCAATCCGCTGAAGGACGAGCTGACCGATTCCAAAGGAAAGAAATTTAAGCTCAAAGCACCCACTGGCGAGGAGCTACCCGCCAAGGGGTTCGATCCCGGACAGGATACTTACTCAGCTCCCCCGTCAGATGGCAGCAAAGTGAAAGTTGCTGTGGATCCAAAGTCGAAGCGCCTGCAACTTCTGGAGCCCTTCACAAAGTGGGACGGCAAAGATCTCACAGATCTCACCGTTCTTATCAAAGTCAAGGGTAAATGTACTACCGATCATATCTCAGCCGCCGGACCCTGGCTGAAATACCGCGGCCACTTGGACAACATCTCCAACAACATGTTCATAGGTGCCACCAATGCCGAGAACAACGAAATGAACAAGATCAAGAACCAGCGCAGTAACAACTGGGGCACAGTTCCCGAAGTGGCTCGTGACTATAAGGCCAACAATGTCAAGTGGGTAGCCGTCGGCGAGGACAACTACGGCGAGGGTTCCTCCCGCGAGCATGCTGCCCTCGAGCCACGCCACCTAGGTGGAGTTGCCATCATAGTCAAGTCCTTTGCCCGAATACACGAGACAAATCTTAAAAAGCAGGGTCTCCTAGCACTGACCTTTGCCAATCCCAGCGACTACGACAAGATCCAGCCTACTAGTAAATTGTCGCTGGTTAATCTTAAAGATATGGCTCCCGGCAAGCCCATTGATTGCGAGATCAAGAACGGAGGCGGCTCCGATAAAATACAGCTCAACCACACCTTCAACGCCGAGCAAATCGAGTGGTTCAAGGCAGGCAGCGCTCTAAACCGAATGAAGGAGAAGTTAAAATAG
- the LOC6630321 gene encoding UDP-glycosyltransferase UGT5, whose translation MQLLHLLLLLSVSLGHVWGYSFLLISPTAAKSHFYVGQALAKGLVAAGHEVTVVSPFPQKKPIKNYVDVATPNIITAMAVNKARILDVAKIPLVFRLPVMHAMGLKLTRTLMEEPEVHTLLAQNRTFDAVICEVFMNEAHFGFAEHFQAPLIGLSTFGASTWTTQLVGTPSPPSYVPNFLLHFSDHMSFFERAHNLIFTAYELIYQHFFYLPQQQQLYRKYFPNNKQEFYELRKNTALVLLNNHISLGFSRPYAPNMIEVGGMHINRKSQSLPQNIEEFIKGAKHGVIYFSLGSNLRSSDLPLEKREAFVETFRNLKQRVLWKFEEPNLPGKPDNVFISDWFPQDDILAHENVILFITHGGLLSTTESIFHGKPVLGIPFFGDQFMNMARAEQAGYGVTVAYSELTRETFQNAIDKILTNPSYTEQVREMSSTFRDQHETPLERAVYWVEHVTRQKGARYLRSAAQDLSFIQYHNLDVLAMIIGGLCLALYAVFYCLAALVRLIGKRLGGKSTKVKKN comes from the exons ATGCAGCTGCTTCATCTTTTATTACTGCTGTCGGTCAGTTTGGGCCATGTCTGGGGCTACTCCTTTCTACTGATCTCGCCCACTGCGGCAAAGTCACACTTCTATGTCGGTCAGGCCTTGGCCAAGGGTCTGGTTGCCGCAGGACACGAGGTCACGGTGGTCTCGCCGTTTCCACAGAAGAAGCCTATCAAGAACTACGTAGATGTGGCAACGCCGAACATAATAACAGCCATGGCTG TCAACAAAGCTAGAATTCTGGACGTTGCTAAGATACCTTTAGTATTCCGCCTGCCTGTTATGCATGCCATGGGTCTCAAGCTGACCCGAACTTTGATGGAGGAACCTGAGGTACACACACTATTGGCACAGAATCGCACCTTCGACGCGGTCATCTGCGAAGTATTCATGAATGAGGCGCACTTTGGCTTTGCCGAGCACTTTCAGGCACCGCTGATAGGTCTGAGCACCTTTGGAGCTTCTACTTGGACCACGCAGCTGGTTGGCACGCCTTCGCCGCCCTCCTATGTGCCCAACTTTCTGCTCCATTTCAGCGATCACATGAGCTTCTTTGAGCGTGCACACAACCTAATCTTCACGGCTTACGAGCTGATTTACCAGCACTTTTTCTATTtgccccagcaacaacaactctaTAGGAAATACTTTCCCAATAACAAGCAGGAATTCTACGAACTGCGAAAGAATACAGCGCTGGTGCTGCTCAATAATCACATCTCCCTGGGCTTTTCCCGACCCTATGCTCCGAACATGATCGAAGTGGGCGGCATGCACATAAATCGCAAGAGCCAATCGCTGCCGCAAAACATAGAAGAGTTCATCAAAGGCGCCAAGCACGGAGTCATCTACTTTTCCCTGGGCTCAAATTTAAGGAGCTCAGACTTACCGCTGGAAAAGCGTGAAGCATTTGTCGAAACATTCCGGAATCTTAAGCAGCGCGTGCTTTGGAAATTTGAGGAGCCCAATTTGCCTGGCAAGCCAGACAATGTCTTCATTTCGGACTGGTTCCCGCAAGACGACATTTTGGCGCACGAGAATGTCATCTTATTCATTACGCATGGTGGTCTCCTCAGCACAACGGAGTCCATTTTCCATGGAAAACCCGTGTTGGGCATTCCCTTCTTTGGTGATCAGTTTATGAATATGGCACGTGCAGAGCAGGCCGGCTATGGAGTTACAGTAGCATATTCCGAACTGACAAGAGAGACGTTCCAGAATGCTATAGACAAAATACTAACTAATCCCAGCTACACGGAGCAGGTGCGTGAGATGTCCTCTACATTCCGGGATCAGCACGAAACGCCGCTGGAACGCGCCGTCTATTGGGTGGAGCATGTGACTAGGCAGAAAGGCGCGAGATACTTGAGAAGTGCTGCTCAGGATCTCAGCTTTATACAATATCATAACTTGGATGTTTTAGCTATGATCATTGGAGGATTATGTTTGGCTCTGTATGCCGTTTTTTATTGCCTAGCGGCTCTTGTAAGGCTCATTGGTAAAAGACTAGGTGGAAAGTCcacaaaagttaaaaaaaattaa
- the LOC6630320 gene encoding UDP-glycosyltransferase UGT5, whose translation MSHLSNKTSFIGLALLCLLSSVAAYNYLLVLPTSARSHYNVGSALAKGLAAAGHQVTLVSPFALKKPIKNINDMPLPNVLKAMGGDIDSLLKKSEQPIIQQIIGFYDMGLRITEALLKEPLVVQLRQSNQTFDAVISEVFLNEAQFGLAEHFKAPLIGLGTFGAISWNTDLVGSPSPPSYVPHALLKFSDHMTLTERVINLAFLSYEHLFMKLYYLPKQEHIYTKYFPQNKQDFYDMRKNTALVLLNQHVSLSFPRPYSPNMIEVGGMHINRKRQPLPQDIEEFIKGATHGVIYFSMGSNLKSKDLPQEKRLALIETFSKLKQRVLWKFEEPNLPGKPENVFISDWFPQDDILAHENVILFITHGGLLSTTESIYHGKPFVGIPIFGDQFLNMARAEQNGYGRTVVYEELTAERLTKAIQQLVQDPHAKQLVEGMSARYKDQPQLPLERAVYWVEHVTRHKGATYLRSASQDLNFVQYHNLDAILILYGGILFVFYCLLLLIRRVWRALQNIFMGRQQKEPKLKRN comes from the exons ATGTCGCATTTAAGCAACAAAACCAGTTTCATAGGCCTCGCGCTATTGTGCCTGCTGAGCAGCGTGGCGGCCTATAACTACCTGTTGGTGCTTCCCACTTCCGCACGTTCGCACTACAATGTGGGTTCGGCGCTGGCCAAGGGCCTGGCGGCAGCTGGTCATCAGGTGACCCTCGTCTCACCCTTTGCACTAAAGAAACCAATTAAGAATATTAACGATATGCCGCTGCCGAACGTCTTGAAAGCTATGGGGG GCGATATAGACAGCCTATTGAAAAAGTCAGAACAGCCAattatacaacaaattattgGATTCTATGATATGG GCCTACGCATAACTGAAGCATTACTTAAGGAGCCGCTCGTGGTTCAGCTGCGACAATCAAACCAGACTTTTGATGCTGTCATCAGTGAGGTGTTCCTGAATGAGGCCCAATTTGGCCTGGCTGAACATTTTAAAGCACCACTCATTGGACTGGGCACCTTTGGAGCCATTAGTTGGAACACAGATCTG GTTGGCTCGCCTTCACCACCGTCGTACGTGCCGCATGCGCTGCTCAAGTTCTCGGATCATATGACCTTGACCGAGCGTGTTATCAATTTGGCGTTTCTTAGCTACGAACATCTGTTCATGAAGCTGTACTATTTACCGAAGCAAGAGCACATCTATACCAAGTACTTCCCTCAAAATAAGCAGGACTTTTATGACATGCGCAAGAACACGGCACTGGTGCTGCTTAATCAGCACGTCTCACTGAGCTTCCCCCGGCCCTACTCGCCCAACATGATCGAAGTAGGCGGCATGCATATCAATCGCAAGCGTCAGCCGCTGCCGCAAGACATTGAAGAGTTCATTAAAGGTGCCACACATGGCGTCATCTACTTTTCCATGGGCTCTAACTTGAAGAGCAAGGATCTGCCGCAGGAGAAACGTCTGGCACTGATTGAAACTTTTAGCAAGCTCAAGCAGCGCGTGCTTTGGAAATTTGAGGAGCCCAATTTGCCCGGCAAACCGGAGAATGTTTTCATCTCGGACTGGTTCCCGCAGGACGATATATTGGCACATGAAAATGTAATCTTGTTCATCACACATGGCGGTCTGCTTAGCACCACAGAATCCATTTACCATGGCAAACCTTTTGTGGGCATTCCCATTTTCGGCGATCAGTTTCTGAATATGGCTCGTGCCGAGCAGAATGGCTATGGCCGGACTGTTGTCTATGAGGAGCTAACAGCCGAGCGTCTAACCAAGGCTATTCAGCAGCTCGTGCAGGATCCGCATGCCAAGCAACTAGTCGAGGGCATGTCCGCTCGTTATAAGGATCAGCCGCAACTGCCTCTGGAGCGTGCCGTCTACTGGGTGGAGCATGTGACCAGGCATAAGGGTGCGACGTACTTGCGTAGTGCATCACAGGATCTGAACTTTGTGCAATATCACA